In Panicum virgatum strain AP13 chromosome 5K, P.virgatum_v5, whole genome shotgun sequence, the genomic window ACAGAGTTAAATTTCCTTAGATGGCCAAAACAACAACTCGATTCTGAAATTGAGGGGGGTACAGGCAACAGGCTACAGAGCAAACTGAGCAAGGAGCTGTTTCACTGATACCTATTAAACAGGTAAAAAGAAGAAACAACAACATGCTATAATGCAGCAGATAAGACCCAAAGTTATGAAATGCAACTGAAATCAGCAACGGAGGCCAAGTGAGGTTTGCAACAACACTGATATCAAGAAGGTTCAGTTCATTCTGCGCCTCTTGTTCCGTTGGGGCCCCCCACCATCCACATCCAATGACCCTAAGGCAttgctcctccctctcctcctcagGGACCTCGAAGAACCTGCATTGCTAGGTTCTCCAGCACTCTCTGAGATACCAGCATCCCCCTGTATCACCGCAACAGTGCTTGAATTAGATGCTTGGTCTGCAGAAGGTGCTCCAGCAACATGAATTCCATCAACTGCTGGCTCGTTATTTTGAGgatttgatgatgaagcagatCCCCCAAATTGGCTTGGTGAAGCTATTCTTCTAAGGTCACTTATGGCACTTCTTCTAAGGTCACTCATGGCACTGGCCAGTCTTTCTGTGTTTGCAATGCCAATATAGGCAAGATGCTCCAACAATTCAAATCTGTCTGATACACGTGGTGTTGTACCACGTCTCGATGATTCTGATGAATTGTTTCCTGTCAAACCAGTATCAGGGCTAGTGGAAGAACCATCAGGGCGGTTCTCAGCTTCTCTCTGCAGTCGCCTTGCTCGCATCCTTGTGGCCAATGCCAATCTGCTTAGGCGAGTAGCATGTTGAGCGCTGTCATTTATTTCCTGCGCAGCTGATTCAGACGGGCCTTCAAACCTACTCACACTATTCATAATCTGCTGGTCCAGAAGGCTCCTCCACGATGACAGTATCCCATGCGCCTCACCAAGCCTTCTTGAGATTGGTCGCATATGGTGGAATTGTTGCCTGAAGCTTTCAAGGCGATTTCCATGTGGCCTCGGAGGGATCGTCGGACCTTGTGGCTTGCCATCTTCCAGAGTCTTGTCTCCATCTGAATTCCCTCTACCAtatataggagtaatatttGCCTCCGTAACCTCGCCTTTGCAGACAGGGCATTCCTTGTGGTTGGAGTACACATTCAACCACTGATACAAGCATGGCCAGCAGAATAGATGACCACAGGAAGTGACTACAGGCTCACTTGCCATATCAAAGCATATGTTACACTCGAATGTGGCAGTCTTGCCGCGCTCCTCGATGGACTCTTCCGATGCACCTAATTCTGAGCCATTGGCAGCCACCTTATTTATTTCAGCAGTATCTGCTGCAGGCTCATGCTGGGGCACCGCTATTGGTATAGCGGCATCCAGCCCAGAAGGGCGAGCCTCGGAGCTGAGGGGTGGAAGGTCAGACCTGAACCGCCTTGTGCGAAGCCATCGGCTTCCAGTTTGCTCGAGCAGCTGCCTGTACCGGGCGGCAGTCTCTGGGAAGAAAGATGAGGAGGCCGTTGACGAGGAAGGGCGGTCCTCCCACCCCAGCAATTCGCTGGCCcgcaccagcggcggcggcggcggcggctggaaggCGTACTCAAGTTCGTCTCGGAGCCCGGGGATGAGCGGCTCCGGAGGCGGCATGTTTTGAAGGCTGGGGGTGAGCGTTTCCGGAGGCGGCATGTACAGATGCGCGTCCGGAACAGGCGAGTCCTCGGGGTAGTAGGGGGAGTACACCtctggcggcggaggggagagGTCAGCGCGGGAGGGGGAGTACGTCGGGTGCAgggcctccggcggcggcgcgtcgacggacgcggcggaggaggacggggaAGAGGGCATCGGGGTGCTGAGGGCGAGGTCGGAGCCGAGGTcagagcggcgcgggcgcggggcgcGGGGGAGACCGAGGTAAAGGTTCAGATCcatcctcctgctgctccccgCGGCCTCATCGGCTTCCATCCGACGGCGAGCCGCACCCCAGAGCCCTGCCCCCTCGCTTCCCGACCGGGCCGCCGCCTTGCCTTCCCGCCTCACCGATGCCGCGGTCTGCAGGAAGCAAACCCTATCTTGGCGCGCGGACGCGCCCCGACGGGGCCCAGGTCATGGGCGGAGGATCCTTCCCTTCGCACGCCCTAGCTGGAGATAGCGAGCGGCAAAGCAGCAGGGCCCTGCCGCCGACgaggaggggagcggcggcggcgaatggCGTGGGGGGCAAGCGGCCAAgagatgggggggggggggggggggggcaacggCAAGAGGCCTGAAAGGGCGAGGGCGTGCTATATCTgctgtgtgtgtgcgcgctgTCGCGGTGGAAAGGGTATTCCGTTTCCACGACAGTTAAAAACCGTAATCCAGGCTAGAAACTGGTTTAACCGCTGCCCTTTTTCACCCGCTTACCTCCATTACTCAACGGCCCAAAGGAACGAGGCCCCTTTTACTTCTCACGGAAAATTTTACAGGACGAAAAGCGAGATATGATGTAAAGTATATGCTTTTTTTAGACAAATGTAAAGTGTGTTGTGCAAAGGAGCGAAGCCTATGTTGTAAATGGACTTAGCCTTTATCAATATGCCTTCTGAAAGGGACGTAGTAGGGTTTTTTTTTCCCCTTAAATCTAGATGCGCAATTTTAGGAAGGGCAGCTGAGATCCAAATCCGAAAACCCTAGAGCAATGGCTCCTCCATAAAACGATGCCAGGGTGAAAACAAGATTCTCATAAAACAAAAGGTCGAAAGCAAAGATTACGGCAAGAATTCTCGCAGGCATTGATCGCTCAACTTAGCTCGCATCTGTCAAAGAGCATGAAGGAGATACGGTGGTCAGTGGAAGCATCCACCCACTATTTTTCTTCCCAGCATCCTCTCCAGAGTCAGTATAGAGTCGCTGTCTATACTACACTAACATAGAGCTTGGACAGGTCGCTGAACCGAAATGTAGGATGCTACCAACTAGGAAATTTCTTTGGTAACTCAGATATTTTGCAGTAAGCATAAATTCCATAGACCAGGGAACCCCATCCTGGAAATGGAAAACAGAGATGAGGTGCTCCGTTTTCCCTTGTTTGCCTGGATGCCTCTATTTTCTCCAGCATCAGAGTTCCACCAAACAGGATAGGCGATCATTCTTGTGGACTGACAATGTCGAGAATCTGCAGCAGGAGTATTATGGTTTATAAAAGTTTGGTTATTATGTTTAGAATTTTTCCATGGAAATGAGAAGATTAAAGGCGAGGCAAACTGAGATGGCTGACGACCTTATCGGTGAATTGGCGAAAAGCTTGACCTTCCATCACTTTCTCCAATTCCTAGacaaattatttcaaaaaaaaatcctagaCAAATTAATGAGAGGGTAGACATAGTGA contains:
- the LOC120708543 gene encoding uncharacterized protein LOC120708543, whose amino-acid sequence is MEADEAAGSSRRMDLNLYLGLPRAPRPRRSDLGSDLALSTPMPSSPSSSAASVDAPPPEALHPTYSPSRADLSPPPPEVYSPYYPEDSPVPDAHLYMPPPETLTPSLQNMPPPEPLIPGLRDELEYAFQPPPPPPLVRASELLGWEDRPSSSTASSSFFPETAARYRQLLEQTGSRWLRTRRFRSDLPPLSSEARPSGLDAAIPIAVPQHEPAADTAEINKVAANGSELGASEESIEERGKTATFECNICFDMASEPVVTSCGHLFCWPCLYQWLNVYSNHKECPVCKGEVTEANITPIYGRGNSDGDKTLEDGKPQGPTIPPRPHGNRLESFRQQFHHMRPISRRLGEAHGILSSWRSLLDQQIMNSVSRFEGPSESAAQEINDSAQHATRLSRLALATRMRARRLQREAENRPDGSSTSPDTGLTGNNSSESSRRGTTPRVSDRFELLEHLAYIGIANTERLASAMSDLRRSAISDLRRIASPSQFGGSASSSNPQNNEPAVDGIHVAGAPSADQASNSSTVAVIQGDAGISESAGEPSNAGSSRSLRRRGRSNALGSLDVDGGGPQRNKRRRMN